In Flavobacteriaceae bacterium, the following proteins share a genomic window:
- a CDS encoding SRPBCC family protein produces MKYTIETIIKLPRDEVIKKMDNTDNMKHWQKGLISAEHISGTPGEVGAKMRLNFKFGKREMELIETIAKRNFPKEFHATYDTKGMHNIQQNFFEQTPQGHTKWVSECEFLPTSFTLRMMTLLMPGTFKKQSKKYMADFKNFAENGISVANA; encoded by the coding sequence ATGAAATATACTATAGAAACAATCATTAAGTTGCCTCGAGATGAAGTTATCAAAAAAATGGATAATACAGATAATATGAAACATTGGCAGAAAGGATTGATTTCTGCAGAGCATATTTCTGGAACACCCGGTGAAGTAGGCGCTAAAATGAGATTGAATTTTAAATTTGGAAAGCGAGAAATGGAATTAATAGAAACTATTGCCAAACGTAATTTTCCTAAAGAATTCCATGCAACTTACGATACTAAAGGAATGCATAATATTCAACAAAACTTTTTTGAACAAACCCCTCAAGGGCATACAAAATGGGTTTCTGAATGCGAATTTTTACCAACAAGCTTTACATTAAGGATGATGACATTATTAATGCCTGGAACATTTAAAAAACAATCTAAAAAATATATGGCTGATTTTAAAAATTTTGCTGAAAACGGAATTTCTGTAGCTAATGCGTAA
- a CDS encoding aminotransferase class V-fold PLP-dependent enzyme — MKNRRSFVKYLLTGIAGTTLLPTQALNSIKLSPKLLDYTDDSEDFWQAVKEQFIFADGLHYFNNASLGPSPITVQKATKKFRETLDGFPSKYMWGDWSDEKETVRKQIASLFSVSKEEIAITHNTTEGMNLIARSFDLQPGDEIILADHEHASGTICWEVWQESKGIKIVRPVLPITPKTVEEVVSAYRKAITSKTKIISMCHIVNTNGMILPIKEVSKMAHEQGILVAVDGAQGAGMFEFNLHDLECDFYTASAHKWLFAPKGIGVFYAKSESQAYLKPLMVARGHTDKSIRRLENYNTRNLPEYLGLGAAVEFHTNIGKEKISKRSYELKDYFRSKIKNNSKFKLKSPEKDTLSCAIQTVEIVGKNVSEVKKKLFNDYGIDTRPMSNFGLNGVRISFAIYITKKDIDYLVNALEVIAG, encoded by the coding sequence ATGAAAAATAGAAGATCTTTTGTTAAATACTTACTTACTGGTATCGCCGGAACTACATTACTTCCAACTCAAGCATTAAACAGTATAAAATTATCGCCTAAATTACTAGATTATACTGATGATTCTGAAGATTTCTGGCAGGCCGTAAAAGAACAATTTATTTTTGCTGATGGTTTGCATTATTTTAATAATGCTTCCTTAGGGCCTTCTCCTATTACAGTTCAAAAAGCTACTAAAAAATTCAGAGAAACTTTAGATGGATTTCCTTCAAAGTATATGTGGGGTGATTGGAGCGACGAAAAAGAAACCGTTAGAAAACAAATTGCTAGCTTATTTTCTGTATCTAAAGAAGAGATTGCGATCACGCATAATACTACTGAGGGAATGAATTTAATTGCTAGAAGTTTTGATCTTCAACCTGGTGACGAAATTATTTTAGCAGATCATGAACATGCCAGCGGGACTATATGTTGGGAGGTATGGCAAGAAAGTAAAGGTATAAAAATTGTACGCCCAGTTTTACCTATAACTCCCAAAACAGTTGAAGAAGTTGTTAGTGCATACAGAAAAGCAATAACCTCAAAAACTAAAATTATTTCAATGTGCCATATAGTTAATACTAATGGAATGATTTTACCTATTAAAGAAGTTTCAAAAATGGCACATGAGCAAGGTATCTTGGTAGCTGTAGATGGTGCACAAGGAGCAGGGATGTTTGAGTTCAATTTACATGACTTGGAATGTGATTTTTACACAGCAAGTGCCCATAAATGGCTGTTTGCTCCTAAAGGTATTGGTGTGTTTTATGCAAAATCAGAAAGTCAAGCGTATTTAAAACCATTAATGGTAGCTAGAGGGCATACCGATAAAAGCATACGTCGTCTCGAAAATTACAACACACGTAACTTACCTGAATACTTAGGCTTAGGAGCTGCTGTTGAGTTTCATACCAATATAGGAAAAGAAAAAATATCCAAACGATCATATGAGCTTAAAGATTATTTTAGATCTAAAATAAAAAACAACTCCAAATTTAAATTAAAATCCCCTGAGAAAGATACTTTATCTTGTGCCATACAAACTGTAGAAATTGTTGGTAAAAATGTATCTGAAGTTAAAAAGAAGCTTTTTAATGATTATGGAATTGATACGCGACCGATGTCCAATTTTGGATTAAATGGAGTTCGTATTTCATTTGCAATTTATATCACAAAAAAAGATATTGATTATTTAGTTAATGCCTTAGAAGTTATTGCTGGATAA
- a CDS encoding alpha/beta hydrolase, giving the protein MKYYISIITILYSISFYSQEQQTTLYGAVTYDHIIKSDERKEYRVSITLPPGFSPKLSYETLYYLDSWGLKELVCGTYALANLSDYVKSIILVGISTNGDEYDHYVQRALDYTPSPFHTELNNGMIIQLNSRNGQSFSIDSLNTGGAKKFINFLETKVFSLVKEKYPNVSEVKGLIGHSLGGLFGVYVTNKRPDIFKNLIIISPSMWWNNKELFNDEFDKNYKSISTEIKMYTAIGSNEDKRLIKEPFSKLSNILSSIENTNFSYKVKSYEGQNHNSVLLQSIFDGLIYLYGFNNN; this is encoded by the coding sequence ATGAAATATTACATATCAATTATTACAATCTTATATTCAATAAGTTTTTACTCTCAAGAACAACAAACAACTTTATATGGTGCTGTAACATATGATCATATTATAAAATCAGATGAAAGAAAAGAGTATAGAGTTTCTATAACATTACCTCCAGGTTTTAGTCCAAAATTATCATATGAAACACTTTATTATTTAGATAGTTGGGGTTTAAAAGAACTGGTATGCGGTACATATGCATTAGCAAATCTTTCTGATTATGTTAAATCAATAATTTTAGTTGGTATATCGACAAATGGTGACGAATATGATCATTATGTTCAAAGAGCTTTAGATTATACACCATCTCCTTTTCATACAGAATTAAACAATGGAATGATTATACAGTTAAATTCAAGAAATGGGCAAAGCTTTTCGATTGATTCATTAAATACTGGAGGGGCAAAAAAATTCATTAATTTTTTAGAAACCAAAGTTTTTAGTTTGGTTAAAGAAAAATACCCAAATGTCTCAGAAGTAAAAGGGCTTATTGGTCATTCACTTGGTGGCTTATTTGGGGTTTATGTTACTAATAAACGACCTGATATTTTTAAAAACTTAATTATTATTTCACCATCTATGTGGTGGAATAATAAAGAGTTATTCAATGATGAATTCGACAAAAACTATAAATCTATAAGTACAGAAATTAAAATGTATACTGCTATTGGCAGTAATGAAGATAAAAGATTAATTAAAGAACCTTTTTCTAAATTAAGTAATATTTTAAGTTCAATAGAAAACACGAACTTCTCTTATAAAGTTAAATCATATGAAGGTCAAAATCACAATTCAGTTTTACTTCAAAGTATTTTTGACGGACTTATATATTTATATGGATTTAATAATAATTGA
- a CDS encoding IMP dehydrogenase, with protein MIAHQNKILGEGLTYDDVLLVPAYSEILPREVSIQTKFTRNITINIPVVSAAMDTVTESKMAIAMAREGGIGVLHKNMTIDQQAAKVRKVKRAESGMIIDPVTLPMDAIVSDANNAMREHSIGGIPIVDDNGVLKGIVTNRDLRFEHQNERPIIEVMTSENLVTAPEGTSLKDAEKILQENKIEKLLIVKGNKLVGLITFRDITKVTQKPIANKDSYGRLRVAAAIGVTGDAVNRAEALVNADVDAVVIDTAHGHTKGVITILKSIKKKFPTLEVIVGNIATGEAAKYLVEAGADAVKVGIGPGSICTTRVVAGVGFPQFSAVLEVAEAIKGSGVPVIADGGIRYTGDIPKAIAAGADTVMLGSLLAGTKESPGETIIYEGRKFKSYRGMGSVEAMKQGSKDRYFQDVEDDIKKLVPEGIVGRVPYKGELYESIHQFVGGLRAGMGYCGAKDIDTLKESGKFIKITASGIHESHPHDVTITKEAPNYSRR; from the coding sequence ATGATCGCACATCAAAATAAAATACTAGGAGAAGGTCTTACTTATGATGACGTACTCTTAGTCCCTGCTTACTCAGAAATTCTTCCAAGAGAAGTCAGTATTCAAACAAAATTTACGAGAAATATTACCATAAACATTCCTGTGGTTTCTGCAGCTATGGATACGGTAACGGAAAGTAAAATGGCAATAGCAATGGCACGTGAAGGTGGTATTGGTGTATTGCATAAAAATATGACAATTGACCAGCAAGCTGCTAAAGTGCGTAAAGTAAAGCGTGCAGAAAGCGGAATGATTATCGATCCTGTAACCTTACCAATGGATGCTATTGTATCTGATGCTAATAATGCAATGAGAGAGCATAGTATTGGCGGTATTCCTATTGTTGATGATAATGGAGTTTTGAAAGGTATTGTTACCAATCGTGATTTACGTTTTGAACATCAAAATGAGCGTCCGATTATCGAAGTGATGACTAGCGAAAATTTAGTGACTGCTCCGGAAGGCACTTCGTTAAAAGATGCAGAAAAAATATTACAAGAGAATAAGATTGAAAAACTATTGATTGTTAAAGGCAATAAATTAGTTGGTCTTATTACGTTTAGAGACATTACTAAAGTAACACAGAAACCGATTGCAAATAAAGATTCTTATGGGCGTTTACGAGTTGCAGCTGCTATTGGTGTAACAGGTGATGCTGTTAATAGAGCAGAAGCATTAGTCAATGCAGATGTAGATGCCGTAGTGATAGATACTGCGCATGGACATACAAAAGGAGTAATTACTATTTTAAAATCAATAAAAAAGAAATTCCCAACTCTAGAAGTAATTGTAGGTAATATAGCTACAGGCGAAGCCGCTAAATATTTGGTAGAAGCTGGTGCAGACGCTGTAAAAGTGGGTATAGGCCCAGGGTCTATTTGTACAACACGTGTAGTTGCAGGTGTAGGATTTCCTCAATTTTCAGCAGTATTAGAAGTCGCAGAAGCTATAAAAGGTAGCGGAGTTCCTGTTATTGCAGATGGAGGTATCCGTTATACAGGAGATATTCCTAAAGCTATTGCAGCAGGTGCAGATACAGTAATGTTAGGATCGCTTTTAGCAGGAACAAAAGAATCTCCTGGAGAAACTATAATTTATGAAGGACGTAAGTTCAAATCGTATCGCGGGATGGGGTCTGTTGAGGCGATGAAGCAAGGTAGTAAAGACCGTTATTTCCAGGATGTAGAAGACGATATTAAAAAACTAGTGCCAGAAGGTATTGTAGGACGTGTACCATATAAAGGTGAATTATACGAAAGTATCCACCAATTTGTTGGAGGATTAAGAGCAGGAATGGGATATTGTGGCGCTAAAGATATAGATACATTAAAAGAAAGCGGAAAATTTATAAAAATTACTGCTTCGGGGATACATGAAAGTCATCCTCATGATGTAACAATCACTAAAGAAGCACCTAATTATAGTAGAAGGTAA
- a CDS encoding ferritin yields MTPEIEKLLNDQVKYEANASIQYLAMASWADAKGYNGVAEFFYAQSEEERLHMTKLVKFINERSGNAIIPQIEQPDGEYQSLNALFELFLNSEIFVTEQINHIIYECLQHKDYNVHNFMQWYVTEQLEEESVARTLLDKLNIIGDDKSGQYLFDRDINTMISAQEE; encoded by the coding sequence ATGACTCCAGAAATTGAAAAATTATTAAATGATCAAGTAAAATATGAAGCGAATGCTTCTATTCAATATTTAGCGATGGCTTCATGGGCAGATGCAAAAGGATATAATGGTGTTGCAGAGTTTTTCTATGCACAATCTGAAGAAGAACGTTTACATATGACTAAACTTGTCAAGTTTATAAACGAACGTAGTGGTAATGCAATTATTCCTCAAATTGAACAACCAGATGGAGAATACCAATCATTAAACGCTTTGTTTGAATTATTTTTAAATAGTGAGATTTTTGTTACTGAACAAATTAATCATATCATATATGAATGCCTTCAACATAAAGATTATAATGTTCATAATTTTATGCAATGGTATGTTACAGAACAATTAGAAGAAGAATCAGTAGCAAGAACATTGTTAGATAAATTGAATATTATTGGAGATGATAAATCTGGACAATATTTATTTGATAGAGATATTAATACAATGATTTCTGCTCAAGAAGAATAG
- a CDS encoding FMN-binding protein, with amino-acid sequence MKNRVVVLMYLLVLLSAFGLPKNIKKKLDKELKKTFEIESYILENITITEALNKTLPTKIETDNLFKIINDNTFLGYAFIDKAPSKTAQFDYLVLLDKDLIVIKTKVLIYREEYGGEIGSTRWLKQFIGKTQNDKLAHGENIIAISGATISVRSMTNAMNNFLKTVKILHSENVI; translated from the coding sequence ATGAAAAATAGAGTTGTTGTTTTAATGTACTTATTGGTTTTATTGAGTGCTTTTGGACTACCAAAAAATATTAAAAAGAAACTAGATAAAGAATTAAAAAAAACATTTGAAATAGAAAGTTATATACTTGAAAATATTACAATAACTGAAGCTTTAAACAAAACACTGCCTACAAAAATTGAAACTGATAACTTGTTTAAAATAATAAATGATAATACTTTTTTAGGTTACGCTTTTATTGATAAAGCACCTAGTAAAACTGCACAGTTTGATTATTTAGTACTTTTAGATAAAGATTTAATAGTAATTAAAACAAAAGTATTGATTTACCGCGAAGAGTATGGCGGCGAAATAGGAAGCACGCGTTGGCTAAAACAATTTATAGGAAAAACTCAAAATGATAAACTCGCTCATGGCGAAAATATAATTGCAATCTCTGGGGCAACCATTTCTGTGCGTTCTATGACCAATGCAATGAATAACTTTCTAAAAACAGTAAAAATACTTCATTCAGAAAACGTAATTTAA
- a CDS encoding hydroxymethylglutaryl-CoA lyase, whose amino-acid sequence MPDTIKIIECPRDAMQGIKDFIPTEKKVQYIQSLLRVGFDTLDFGSFVSPKAIPQMVDTAEVLAQLDLSKTRSKLLAIIANTRGATDAAKHSEIKYLGYPFSISENFQMRNTHKTIAQSVVTLQEILNIADQNNKEVVAYLSMGFGNPYGDPWNVDIVGEWTERLSKMGVKILSLSDTIGTSNPENINYLFSNLIPQYSDIEFGAHLHTTPTSWFEKVDAAYKAGCKRFDGAIQGFGGCPMAADELTGNMPTEKLLSYFTSKKTETNLNALSFESAYNEATKVFTQYH is encoded by the coding sequence ATGCCCGATACAATTAAAATTATTGAATGTCCGAGAGATGCAATGCAAGGCATTAAAGACTTTATTCCTACAGAGAAAAAAGTACAATACATTCAATCGTTACTTCGTGTAGGGTTTGATACGTTAGATTTTGGAAGTTTTGTATCGCCTAAAGCAATACCGCAAATGGTTGATACTGCTGAGGTACTGGCTCAATTAGATTTATCAAAAACAAGAAGTAAATTACTTGCAATCATCGCTAATACTAGAGGAGCAACAGATGCCGCAAAACACTCCGAAATTAAATATTTAGGATATCCATTTTCGATTTCAGAAAACTTTCAAATGCGTAATACACATAAAACGATAGCGCAATCGGTTGTTACGCTTCAAGAAATTTTAAATATTGCAGATCAGAATAATAAAGAAGTTGTTGCTTACTTATCTATGGGGTTTGGTAACCCATATGGCGATCCTTGGAATGTAGATATCGTAGGTGAGTGGACTGAGCGTTTAAGCAAAATGGGGGTAAAAATTTTATCTTTAAGCGATACTATTGGGACTTCAAACCCTGAAAATATAAATTACCTATTTTCCAATTTAATACCTCAATATTCAGATATTGAATTTGGTGCCCATTTGCATACCACACCTACCTCTTGGTTCGAAAAAGTTGATGCAGCATACAAAGCTGGATGCAAACGTTTTGATGGCGCAATTCAAGGGTTTGGCGGTTGTCCAATGGCAGCCGATGAATTGACAGGTAATATGCCAACCGAAAAATTATTATCATACTTTACTTCAAAAAAAACTGAAACTAATTTAAATGCATTAAGTTTTGAAAGTGCTTATAATGAAGCCACCAAAGTATTTACACAGTATCATTAA
- a CDS encoding LysE family translocator, which translates to MNYETLISFVFATSVLAISPGPDNIYVLIQSITNGKKFGLATVAGLISGCLIHTTLVAFGVSAIIKKNETLFFVIKLLGAIYLIFLAYRVYKSNSKVTLSSVPKKTIVQLFKQGFVMNVLNPKVSLFFLAFFPGFLFSNTLSTVTQFYVLGFLFMLVSLVVFSLIAILSGSISKYLKENERVSLTLKWLQIIVFIGIAIFILI; encoded by the coding sequence TTGAATTATGAAACTTTAATATCATTTGTATTTGCTACCTCAGTATTGGCAATCTCTCCTGGACCAGATAATATTTATGTGCTTATACAAAGTATTACTAATGGAAAGAAATTTGGACTCGCTACTGTAGCAGGATTAATATCTGGTTGTTTAATTCATACTACTTTAGTTGCTTTTGGAGTATCTGCCATTATTAAAAAAAACGAGACTTTATTTTTTGTTATTAAATTGCTAGGTGCCATATATCTTATATTTTTAGCTTATAGAGTATATAAAAGCAACTCAAAAGTAACTTTGTCTTCTGTTCCTAAAAAAACTATTGTTCAGTTGTTTAAACAAGGTTTTGTAATGAATGTATTAAACCCCAAAGTATCTTTGTTTTTTTTGGCTTTTTTCCCAGGATTTCTGTTTAGTAACACATTAAGTACAGTAACTCAATTTTATGTTTTAGGGTTTTTATTTATGTTAGTATCATTAGTTGTTTTCTCTTTAATCGCTATTCTTTCAGGCTCTATTTCTAAGTATTTAAAAGAAAACGAACGTGTAAGTTTAACTTTAAAATGGCTACAAATTATTGTGTTTATAGGAATAGCTATTTTTATATTAATTTAA
- a CDS encoding quinone-dependent dihydroorotate dehydrogenase → MYKLLIRPLLFCFDPEKVHYFTFALIRITSKIPFVKSLYKSLYEVKDERLERTIFGLKFKNPVGLAAGFDKDAKLFRELSNFGFGFIEIGTLTPKAQDGNPKKRLFRLKADKAIINRMGFNNGGVTDAIKRLKQNKTVLIGGNIGKNKITPNESAVEDYKICFEALFDYVDYFVVNVSSPNTPNLRALQDKEPLTDLLKVLKQENAKKNSPKPILLKIAPDLTNEQLLDIIDIVKETQIDGVIATNTTISRDGLQSDNKIEIGGLSGKPLTNRSTEVIRFLAEKSNKAFPIIGVGGIHTAKDAIEKLDAGADLVQIYTGFIYEGPRLIKNINKALLKR, encoded by the coding sequence ATGTATAAACTATTAATTCGTCCGCTACTTTTTTGTTTCGATCCTGAAAAAGTGCATTATTTTACTTTTGCTTTAATTCGAATAACATCAAAAATCCCTTTTGTAAAATCATTATATAAGAGCTTATACGAAGTGAAAGATGAACGCTTAGAGCGAACCATTTTTGGATTAAAATTTAAAAACCCTGTTGGGCTGGCAGCAGGTTTTGATAAAGATGCAAAACTATTTAGAGAACTTAGTAATTTTGGTTTTGGATTTATAGAAATAGGAACATTAACACCTAAAGCACAAGATGGCAATCCTAAAAAACGTTTATTTAGATTAAAAGCAGATAAAGCGATTATTAACAGAATGGGATTTAATAATGGAGGTGTTACAGATGCTATTAAGCGTTTAAAACAAAATAAAACTGTTTTAATAGGAGGTAATATTGGAAAAAACAAAATAACTCCTAACGAATCTGCAGTTGAAGATTATAAAATATGTTTTGAAGCATTGTTTGACTATGTAGATTATTTTGTAGTAAATGTAAGCTCGCCAAATACACCTAATTTAAGAGCACTCCAAGATAAAGAACCATTAACAGATCTTTTAAAAGTTTTAAAACAAGAAAATGCTAAAAAAAATAGTCCTAAACCTATCTTATTAAAAATTGCCCCAGATTTAACTAATGAGCAATTATTAGATATTATTGATATTGTAAAAGAAACTCAGATAGATGGAGTAATAGCAACAAACACCACTATTTCTAGAGATGGATTACAATCAGATAATAAAATAGAAATAGGAGGATTGAGTGGAAAACCATTAACAAATCGCTCGACTGAAGTAATTCGATTTTTAGCAGAAAAAAGTAATAAAGCATTCCCTATAATTGGAGTAGGAGGGATACACACTGCTAAAGATGCTATAGAAAAACTTGACGCTGGTGCAGATTTAGTACAGATTTATACAGGTTTTATTTATGAAGGGCCAAGATTAATCAAGAATATAAACAAAGCACTCCTTAAAAGGTGA
- the pepT gene encoding peptidase T codes for MINKQHIIDRFISYITIDTESDPNSNTTPSTEKQWDLANNLVKELKAIGMSDVSIDENAYIMATLPSNVSHKVPTIGFISHFDTSPDFTGANVNPQIIENYDGKTIVLNKKENIVLSPDYFEDLLLYKGQTLITTDGTTLLGADDKAGICEIISAMEYLIQHPEIKHGTIKVGFTPDEEIGRGAHKFDVEKFGAEWAYTMDGSQVGELEYENFNAAGAKIKINGKIVHPGYAKGKMINSMYYASEFMNALPKNETPEQTEGYEGFFHLYAIKGEVEETNLQYIIRDHDKNKFEARKALMQKVADDMNEKYESNIIDIEITDQYYNMKEKVEPVMHIVDIAEEAMLQLNIKPLIKAIRGGTDGSQLSFMGLPCPNIFAGGHNFHGRYEYVPVESIQKATQVICKIAELTAKKYKS; via the coding sequence ATGATAAATAAACAACATATAATAGATCGTTTTATAAGTTATATTACAATAGATACTGAAAGCGATCCTAATAGTAATACAACACCTAGCACAGAAAAACAATGGGATTTAGCCAATAATTTAGTTAAAGAGTTAAAAGCTATAGGCATGTCTGATGTAAGTATTGACGAGAATGCCTATATCATGGCAACATTACCTAGCAATGTTTCTCATAAAGTACCAACCATAGGGTTTATTTCTCATTTTGATACTTCACCAGACTTTACTGGAGCTAATGTAAACCCTCAAATTATTGAAAATTATGATGGAAAAACTATCGTTTTAAATAAGAAAGAGAACATTGTATTATCACCTGATTATTTTGAAGATCTATTACTTTATAAAGGGCAAACATTAATTACCACAGATGGTACCACGCTTTTAGGAGCAGATGATAAAGCTGGGATCTGTGAAATTATAAGCGCTATGGAATACTTAATACAGCATCCAGAAATAAAACACGGTACTATAAAAGTTGGGTTTACTCCTGACGAAGAAATTGGTCGAGGTGCTCATAAGTTTGATGTTGAAAAATTTGGTGCAGAATGGGCATATACTATGGATGGTAGTCAGGTTGGAGAATTAGAATATGAAAATTTTAATGCAGCTGGTGCCAAAATAAAAATAAATGGTAAGATTGTACATCCTGGGTATGCTAAAGGAAAAATGATTAATTCGATGTATTATGCTTCTGAATTTATGAATGCTTTGCCTAAAAACGAAACCCCTGAACAAACTGAAGGTTATGAAGGTTTTTTTCACTTATATGCTATTAAGGGTGAAGTTGAAGAAACCAATTTGCAATACATTATTAGAGATCACGATAAAAACAAATTTGAAGCTCGTAAAGCTTTAATGCAAAAAGTAGCTGATGACATGAACGAAAAATACGAGAGTAATATCATCGATATCGAAATTACAGATCAATACTACAATATGAAAGAAAAAGTTGAACCTGTAATGCATATTGTAGATATTGCTGAAGAAGCAATGTTGCAATTAAATATTAAGCCTCTTATAAAAGCTATTAGAGGTGGAACAGATGGTTCTCAACTAAGTTTTATGGGATTGCCATGCCCTAATATTTTTGCAGGCGGACATAATTTTCATGGACGTTACGAGTATGTTCCTGTAGAAAGTATACAAAAAGCAACTCAAGTAATTTGTAAAATTGCAGAATTAACTGCTAAAAAATATAAATCTTAA
- the yajC gene encoding preprotein translocase subunit YajC has translation MEGLSSFAPFILMFAVVYFFMIAPQMKRAKKEKAFAAELKKGDRVVTKSGMHGKVLELNDKDRSCVIETLAGKIKFERSAISMEMSMKLNTPATVAKK, from the coding sequence ATGGAAGGATTAAGTTCTTTTGCACCTTTTATATTAATGTTTGCAGTTGTGTATTTCTTTATGATTGCACCGCAAATGAAACGCGCAAAAAAAGAGAAAGCTTTTGCAGCTGAATTAAAAAAAGGAGATAGAGTTGTAACAAAAAGTGGAATGCACGGAAAAGTTTTAGAACTAAATGATAAAGATCGCTCTTGTGTTATAGAAACTCTAGCAGGTAAAATTAAGTTTGAACGTTCGGCAATTTCTATGGAAATGAGCATGAAACTTAATACACCAGCAACCGTTGCTAAAAAATAA
- a CDS encoding DUF1573 domain-containing protein yields MKKVILGLSALCMVAFTSCKEDASNKVKSANVTQAAARDAVSVDYPVITFDKTEHDFGAITNGTPVQTVFSYTNTGKSHLVISDIKATCGCTVPSNWSREPLAPGETAQFTVNFNGKGANKVSKTITLTANTQRGTETVKISAFISPEPTAG; encoded by the coding sequence ATGAAAAAAGTAATTTTAGGTTTAAGCGCACTATGTATGGTAGCTTTTACGTCTTGCAAAGAAGATGCATCTAATAAAGTAAAAAGTGCAAATGTAACTCAAGCTGCGGCTAGAGATGCAGTTTCTGTAGATTATCCAGTAATTACATTTGATAAAACAGAACACGATTTTGGAGCTATTACAAATGGTACTCCAGTTCAAACAGTGTTTTCTTATACAAATACTGGGAAATCACATTTAGTAATTTCTGATATTAAAGCAACTTGCGGATGTACTGTACCAAGTAACTGGAGTAGAGAGCCTTTAGCTCCGGGAGAAACAGCTCAGTTTACTGTAAACTTTAATGGTAAAGGTGCTAATAAAGTATCTAAAACAATAACGTTAACGGCAAATACGCAAAGAGGAACAGAAACAGTAAAAATTTCTGCATTTATCTCTCCAGAACCAACAGCGGGATAA
- the nusB gene encoding transcription antitermination factor NusB: MQIIYALNGNEGSDLKVDERSLLKSMEGMYNLYLLLISLLIEVHKKAEDYLIKSQQKHLATSEEKNPNRKFINNEILLYLKENTLLQNKFEDYKITNWELDDEYVDVIFKTLLESDIYKDYMSTKVSTFKEDKTFIIDFFKTIIAPNDKLYEYLEDKNITWVDDLPVVNTAIVKLLRKIKANSSAVHFTPKLFKDTEDKEFAVELLKKTALNLKTFSETISDKTTNWDKDRIANIDFVLLQMAICEFQKFPSIPVKVTINEYLEIAKEYSTPKSNVFINGILDKLVKEYSDNGTLNKIGRGLM; encoded by the coding sequence ATGCAAATTATCTACGCTCTTAATGGTAATGAAGGGAGTGATTTAAAAGTTGACGAACGCTCTCTTTTAAAGAGTATGGAAGGAATGTATAATTTGTATTTATTATTAATATCTTTATTAATAGAAGTACATAAGAAAGCCGAAGATTATCTCATAAAATCCCAACAAAAACATTTAGCAACCTCAGAAGAGAAAAATCCTAATCGTAAATTTATTAATAATGAGATACTATTGTACCTAAAAGAGAATACGTTATTACAAAATAAATTTGAAGATTATAAAATTACTAATTGGGAGTTAGATGATGAATATGTAGATGTTATTTTTAAAACATTGTTAGAAAGCGATATATATAAAGATTATATGTCTACTAAAGTTTCTACATTTAAAGAAGATAAAACATTTATAATTGATTTTTTTAAAACAATAATAGCACCAAACGATAAACTTTACGAATATTTAGAAGATAAAAATATTACATGGGTAGATGATTTACCTGTTGTAAATACTGCTATTGTAAAATTATTACGTAAAATAAAAGCAAACTCAAGTGCTGTTCATTTTACACCAAAATTATTTAAAGATACTGAAGATAAAGAATTTGCAGTAGAATTATTAAAAAAGACAGCACTAAATTTGAAAACATTTAGCGAAACTATTTCTGATAAAACGACTAATTGGGATAAAGATAGAATAGCTAATATTGATTTTGTATTACTACAGATGGCAATTTGTGAATTTCAAAAATTCCCATCAATACCAGTAAAAGTAACAATAAATGAGTATTTAGAAATTGCAAAAGAGTATTCTACGCCCAAAAGTAATGTATTTATTAATGGCATTTTAGACAAACTGGTAAAAGAGTACAGTGATAATGGAACGTTAAATAAAATAGGTCGCGGATTGATGTAA